From one Candidatus Hydrogenedentota bacterium genomic stretch:
- a CDS encoding D-alanyl-D-alanine carboxypeptidase: MFVLLCTAAVASMMSAPAAPAPGTAEYYAALPESVYCVEAETGMVLFEQNADLRRPPASMIKMMMMLVVDEGVMSGKWSYDQKIQISRLAESMGGTQVYVRTGDSHTLGELMAAVAVASANDAAMAVAEGLWGGKEAYLKAMNARARELGMKDSEFNSVHGLPPSKGESFDLTTARDMAVLGRECVKHPNILKWTSMRELVFRESDGMKQSTNKLLGVVPGCDGIKTGFIHAAGFCITATALRDGVRVIAVVMGDTKRGRFKSAEEALEKAFTMVRRVRPLSPGMVVGNPVPVPNGMSPSVALVARDPLEVVVKNEDAAKLQLEVTVPTTLKAPVPAGAEVGSVKLVLDGHVFGESAILTANAIEAKGFWRRAGEKIGIL; the protein is encoded by the coding sequence ATGTTTGTGCTGCTTTGCACCGCCGCCGTTGCCTCCATGATGTCCGCACCAGCCGCCCCGGCCCCCGGAACGGCGGAATATTACGCGGCACTGCCGGAGAGCGTGTACTGTGTCGAGGCCGAAACCGGCATGGTCCTCTTCGAGCAGAACGCGGACCTGCGCCGCCCCCCGGCGAGCATGATCAAGATGATGATGATGCTGGTCGTTGACGAGGGGGTGATGTCGGGAAAATGGTCCTACGACCAGAAAATCCAGATAAGCCGGCTGGCCGAGAGCATGGGCGGCACCCAGGTCTATGTCCGCACCGGCGACTCGCACACCCTCGGCGAGCTCATGGCCGCCGTGGCCGTGGCCTCGGCCAACGACGCCGCCATGGCCGTGGCGGAGGGCCTCTGGGGCGGCAAGGAGGCGTACCTCAAGGCCATGAACGCGCGGGCGCGCGAGCTCGGCATGAAGGACAGCGAGTTCAACAGCGTCCACGGCTTGCCCCCGTCGAAAGGGGAGTCCTTCGACCTTACCACGGCGCGGGACATGGCCGTTCTTGGCCGGGAATGCGTCAAGCACCCCAACATTCTCAAATGGACCTCGATGCGGGAACTGGTTTTCCGCGAGTCCGACGGGATGAAGCAGAGCACCAACAAGCTGCTCGGCGTGGTTCCCGGATGCGACGGCATCAAAACGGGATTCATCCACGCCGCCGGATTCTGCATCACCGCCACGGCCCTGCGCGACGGCGTCCGGGTCATCGCCGTGGTCATGGGCGACACCAAGCGCGGACGCTTCAAAAGCGCCGAGGAGGCGCTGGAAAAGGCTTTCACCATGGTCCGCCGGGTCCGGCCGCTCTCGCCGGGCATGGTGGTGGGCAATCCCGTGCCCGTGCCCAACGGCATGTCGCCCTCGGTGGCGCTGGTCGCCCGGGACCCCCTCGAGGTGGTGGTGAAAAACGAGGACGCCGCGAAACTCCAACTGGAGGTGACCGTGCCCACGACACTGAAGGCGCCCGTGCCCGCCGGGGCCGAGGTGGGAAGCGTGAAACTGGTCCTAGACGGCCATGTCTTCGGGGAAAGCGCCATTCTCACCGCCAATGCCATCGAGGCCAAGGGTTTCTGGCGGAGGGCCGGGGAAAAAATCGGGATACTGTGA
- a CDS encoding PAS domain S-box protein — protein MRQAAVGPRIGRRAEIQRRLVYYFIPILIGLGGLVFSRQFDHPFWRAAILTISVALPLYAVGNLLARYHTGRIERLIMLSGVMLLVLGAVAAVTGITENIAASLLLSPEAGQVSRIIGIGSLFLGLAVVLYSVVRTGEDTEEIAERFRLLAEHITDGFVLSTGDGTICLVNQRFLDMFGVARSEVVGSNARELAERFDMAPVREHLDRRAQGVASEYEMHVRVGDREKVLLFSGVPVFSRQGGHTATIATVRDITEHARLTQRVEQYARELRELVEEQTRKLQASEEQFRNLLLSMNEGFLTVDRENDIRFVNARFAALVGLPEEEHHARDILELLEDASRSRLLNLLARSTTEAERGLRQEIEFLDSDGRAVPAVVASAPLPRREGQAEQGHSLVVTGIAEIRRMQQKLVVRARELERANEELRMHDRAKDSFLSNVSHELRTPLSTIQGYVELFGDGGLGALSEAQQGAVRVMERNVGRLLGLINEMIEYSRMQIRGIQPVYNLFTAQDLAAEAVAAIHPDALEKNLQVRMDLPGEPLHVWADREKMAQVIGILLNNAVKFTGRGGNITVTAEAWHNTGLSITVEDDGIGIAPAYHARVFDRFFQVDSSKARQYEGTGIGLSLAKNMVEAQGGSIHLRSALNEGAVFTVHLPDALFAARRDGGEETRVLEGKTLLVAGEREDFARALAALPGPAAVHWAPGGYQAVRKAAELRPDLLVINESSGDVLGRTTLRLLRQNTEVLALPALVCTMESDVILAEERGHWPHTEFLVKPFHAAELDEAARRLCAGETVEETLRPFEPFPPARNRRYVFVIDTDPGMREWVATALKYRDIGCMCTDAPPSALDMALTVRPDAIFLDGDAPGARVAEVVRAFTEAPQTTGTPVYVMTGLRGPMEKNPAVAGVIRKPFTISELADIIQSA, from the coding sequence CCTCGTGCTGGGCGCGGTCGCGGCGGTCACGGGCATCACGGAGAACATCGCGGCGTCCCTGCTGCTGTCCCCCGAGGCCGGGCAGGTGTCGCGCATCATCGGCATTGGGAGCCTTTTTCTGGGCCTGGCCGTGGTGCTTTACTCCGTGGTGCGCACCGGCGAGGACACCGAGGAAATCGCCGAGCGGTTCCGGCTGCTGGCGGAGCACATCACCGACGGTTTCGTGCTGAGCACGGGCGACGGCACCATCTGCCTGGTCAACCAGCGCTTTCTTGACATGTTCGGGGTGGCGCGGAGCGAGGTGGTGGGGAGCAACGCCCGCGAACTTGCGGAGCGCTTCGACATGGCCCCGGTCCGCGAGCACCTTGACCGGCGCGCGCAGGGTGTCGCCTCGGAGTACGAGATGCATGTCCGGGTGGGGGACCGGGAAAAGGTGCTTCTTTTCAGCGGCGTGCCCGTCTTCAGCCGTCAGGGCGGCCACACGGCCACCATCGCCACGGTCCGGGACATCACCGAGCATGCCCGCCTGACCCAGCGTGTCGAGCAATACGCCCGCGAACTTCGGGAACTCGTCGAGGAGCAGACCAGAAAACTTCAGGCCTCCGAGGAGCAGTTCCGCAACCTCCTGCTCTCCATGAACGAGGGCTTTCTGACGGTGGACCGGGAGAACGACATCCGGTTTGTGAACGCGCGTTTCGCCGCGCTCGTGGGACTGCCCGAGGAGGAACACCACGCGCGGGACATCTTAGAGCTGCTGGAGGACGCCAGCCGCTCGCGCCTGCTCAACCTGCTGGCCCGGTCCACGACGGAGGCCGAGCGGGGGCTCCGGCAGGAAATCGAGTTTTTGGACAGCGACGGGCGCGCCGTCCCCGCCGTTGTGGCCTCGGCCCCCCTGCCCCGCAGGGAGGGGCAGGCGGAGCAGGGCCATTCGCTGGTAGTCACGGGCATTGCGGAAATCCGCAGGATGCAGCAGAAACTGGTCGTGCGCGCCCGCGAGCTGGAGCGGGCGAACGAGGAGCTGCGCATGCACGACCGCGCCAAGGACAGCTTCCTTTCGAACGTCAGCCACGAGCTTCGCACCCCCCTGAGCACGATCCAGGGGTATGTGGAGCTTTTCGGGGACGGGGGTCTGGGCGCGCTTTCGGAGGCGCAGCAGGGGGCCGTGCGGGTGATGGAGCGGAATGTGGGGCGCCTTCTCGGCCTCATCAATGAGATGATCGAGTACAGCCGCATGCAGATTCGCGGCATCCAGCCGGTGTACAACCTCTTCACGGCGCAGGACCTGGCGGCGGAGGCGGTGGCGGCCATACACCCGGACGCCCTGGAAAAGAACCTTCAAGTGCGCATGGACCTCCCCGGGGAGCCGCTGCATGTGTGGGCCGACCGGGAGAAAATGGCCCAGGTGATCGGCATCCTCCTGAACAACGCCGTCAAATTCACCGGACGCGGCGGGAACATCACCGTCACCGCCGAAGCCTGGCACAACACGGGCCTCTCGATCACGGTCGAGGACGACGGCATCGGCATCGCCCCGGCATACCATGCGCGGGTTTTTGACCGCTTTTTCCAGGTGGACAGCTCGAAGGCGCGCCAATATGAGGGAACGGGCATCGGGCTCTCCCTCGCCAAAAACATGGTCGAGGCCCAGGGCGGGAGCATCCATCTGCGCAGCGCGCTGAACGAGGGGGCGGTGTTCACGGTGCACCTGCCGGACGCGCTCTTCGCGGCGCGTCGGGACGGCGGCGAAGAGACGCGGGTGCTTGAGGGAAAGACCCTTTTGGTGGCGGGCGAGCGCGAGGATTTCGCCCGCGCCCTTGCCGCGCTGCCCGGGCCCGCGGCGGTCCACTGGGCTCCTGGCGGCTACCAGGCGGTGCGGAAGGCCGCGGAACTTCGCCCGGACCTTCTGGTGATCAATGAGTCATCGGGCGACGTGCTGGGACGGACCACCCTGCGCCTGCTCCGCCAAAACACGGAAGTTCTGGCGCTTCCCGCGCTGGTGTGCACCATGGAAAGCGATGTCATTCTCGCGGAGGAGCGCGGACACTGGCCCCACACGGAGTTCCTCGTGAAGCCGTTCCACGCGGCGGAACTGGACGAGGCCGCGCGCCGGCTGTGCGCCGGGGAGACGGTCGAGGAGACGCTGAGGCCGTTCGAGCCCTTCCCGCCCGCGCGAAACAGGCGGTATGTGTTTGTCATAGACACCGACCCCGGCATGCGCGAGTGGGTGGCCACGGCGCTGAAGTACCGGGACATCGGCTGCATGTGCACGGACGCGCCCCCCTCCGCCCTGGACATGGCGCTCACCGTCCGCCCGGACGCCATCTTTCTGGACGGCGACGCGCCGGGCGCGCGGGTCGCCGAGGTGGTCCGGGCCTTCACGGAGGCCCCGCAGACCACGGGCACCCCGGTCTATGTGATGACCGGGCTTCGCGGTCCGATGGAGAAAAACCCCGCCGTGGCGGGCGTCATCCGGAAACCCTTTACCATAAGCGAGCTGGCGGACATTATCCAGTCCGCCTGA